In Peromyscus eremicus chromosome 2, PerEre_H2_v1, whole genome shotgun sequence, a single genomic region encodes these proteins:
- the LOC131905001 gene encoding interferon alpha-12-like: MARPCALLTFLVVMHYWSSCCLGCDLPQTHHLRNKRASTLLAQMRRLSPLSCLKDRKDFSFPLEKVDSQQIQKAQAIPVLEELTQQVLILFSSKDSSAAWETSLLDTFCTGLHHQLKDLQACLMQQVVVQEPSLSQEESLVAVRNYFHRITVYLKEKKHSPCAWEVVRAEVRRALSSSAKLLAGLTEEKE; this comes from the coding sequence ATGGCCAGGCCCTGTGCTCTGCTGACATTCCTGGTGGTGATGCACTACTGGTCAAGCTGCTGTCTGGGATGTGACCTGCCTCAGACTCATCACCTCAGGAACAAGAGAGCCTCCACACTCCTGGCACAAATGAGGagactctcccctctctcctgtctgAAGGACAGAAAGGACTTTTCATTCCCTCTGGAGAAGGTGGATTCCCAGCAGATCCAGAAGGCCCAAGCCATCCCTGTCCTGGAGGAGCTGACCCAGCAGGTCCTGATCCTCTTCAGCTCAAAGGACTCATCTGCTGCTTGGGAGACAAGCCTCCTAGACACATTCTGCACTGGCCTCCACCACCAGCTCAAAGACCTGCAAGCCTGTCTGATGCAGCAGGTGGTGGTGCAGGAACCTTCCCTGAGCCAGGAAGAATCCCTGGTGGCTGTGAGGAACTACTTCCACAGGATCACTGTCTacctgaaggagaagaaacacagtccCTGTGCCTGGGAGGTGGTCAGAGCAGAAGTCAGGAGAGCCCTGTCTTCCTCAGCCAAGCTGCTGGCAGGACTGACTGAGGAGAAGGAGTAA
- the LOC131904806 gene encoding interferon alpha-12-like: MARPCALLTFLVVMHSWSSCCLGCDLPQTHHLRNKRASTLLAQMRRLSPLSCLKDRMDFAFPLEKVDAQQIQKAQALHVMGEVTQQVLTLFTSDESSDVWNTTLLDTFCDELYQQLNDLQACLMEHVEVQEPSLSQEESLVVVRNYFHRITVYLKEKKHSPCAWEVVRAEVRRALSSSANLLAGLIEKELSPEPK; encoded by the coding sequence ATGGCCAGGCCCTGTGCTCTGCTGACATTCCTGGTGGTGATGCACTCCTGGTCAAGCTGCTGTCTGGGATGTGACCTGCCTCAGACTCATCACCTCAGGAACAAAAGAGCCTCCACACTCCTGGCACAAATGAGGagactctcccctctctcctgcctgaaGGACAGAATGGACTTTGCATTTCCTCTGGAGAAGGTGGATGCCCAGCAGATCCAGAAGGCTCAAGCCCTCCATGTCATGGGTGAGGTGACCCAGCAGGTCCTGACACTCTTCACCTCGGATGAATCATCTGATGTTTGGAATACAACCCTCCTAGACACGTTCTGTGATGAGCTCTACCAGCAGCTCAATGACTTGCAAGCCTGTCTGATGGAGCATGTGGAGGTGCAGGAACCTTCCCTGAGCCAGGAAGAATCCCTTGTGGTTGTGAGGAACTACTTCCACAGGATCACTGTCTacctgaaggagaagaaacacagccCCTGTGCCTGGGAGGTGGTCAGAGCAGAAGTCAGGAGAGCCCTGTCTTCCTCAGCCAACCTGCTGGCAGGATTGATTGAGAAGGAGTTAAGTCCTGAGCCAAAGTGA
- the LOC131905000 gene encoding interferon alpha-13-like: MARPCALLTFLVVMHYWSSCCLGCDLPQTHHLRNKRASTLLAQMRRLSPLSCLKDRMDFVFPLEKVDAQQIQKAQAIPVLQELTQQVLILFSSKDSSAAWETSLLNTFCIGLHHQLKDLRACLMEPGEVQEYSLNQEDSLVAVRNYFHRITVYLKEKKHSPCAWEVVRAEVRRALSSSAKLLAGLTEEKE; the protein is encoded by the coding sequence ATGGCCAGGCCCTGTGCTCTGCTGACGTTCCTGGTGGTGATGCACTACTGGTCAAGCTGCTGTCTGGGATGTGACCTGCCTCAGACTCATCACCTCAGGAACAAGAGAGCCTCCACACTCCTGGCACAAATGAGGagactctcccctctctcctgtctgAAGGACAGAATGGACTTTGTATTCCCTCTGGAGAAGGTGGATGCCCAGCAGATCCAGAAGGCCCAGGCCATCCCTGTCCTGCAGGAGCTGACCCAGCAGGTCCTGATCCTCTTCAGCTCAAAGGACTCATCTGCTGCTTGGGAGACAAGCCTCCTAAACACATTCTGCATTGGCCTCCACCACCAGCTCAAAGACCTGCGTGCCTGTTTGATGGAGCCGGGTGAGGTACAGGAATATTCTCTGAATCAGGAAGACTCCCTGGTGGCTGTGAGGAACTACTTCCACAGGATCACTGTCTacctgaaggagaagaaacacagtccCTGTGCCTGGGAGGTGGTCAGAGCAGAAGTCAGGAGAGCCCTGTCTTCCTCTGCCAAGCTGCTGGCAGGATTGACTGAGGAGAAGGAGTAA